The proteins below are encoded in one region of Mangifera indica cultivar Alphonso chromosome 7, CATAS_Mindica_2.1, whole genome shotgun sequence:
- the LOC123221194 gene encoding uncharacterized protein LOC123221194 isoform X1 — MTEILVSPHGHKQNLPTSSRKCLPGGIQNDLCLVVREGSLADVDSALALLKKNGGNINSRNMFGLTPLHIATWRNHIPIVRRLIVAGADPDARDGESGWSSLHRALHFGHLAVANVLLQSGASMTLEDCKSRTPVDLLSGPVLQTVGPEHNSVATEVFSWGSGANYQLGTGNAHIQKLPCKVDSLHGSVIKLVSAAKFHSVAVTTRGEVYTWGFGRGGRLGHPEFDIHSGQAAVITPRQVNSGLGSRRVKTIAAAKHHTVLATEGGDVFTWGSNREGQLGYTSVDNQPTPRRVSSLKSRIMAVAAANKHTAVVSESGEVFTWGCNREGQLGYGTSNSASNYTPRLVEYLKGKALVRIAAAKCHTLVLGVDGEVYTWGHRLVTPKRVLIARNLRKSGSTPLKFHQSERLHVVSIAAGMVHSVALTDDGALFYWASSDPDLRCQQLYSLCGKNVVSVSAGKYWTAAVTGTGDVYMWDGKKTKDNPPLITRLPGVKKATSVAVGETHLLIIGSLYHPVYPLSVAKTHQKLKSNVKNDLDEFEEDFLFNDMESSMLSAVDNDDSGNRPVPSLKSLCEKVAAECLVEPRNVLQLLEIADSLEADDLRKHCEDICIRNLDYILTVSSHAFSSASLDILANLEKLLDLRSSEPWCYRRLPTPTATFSVVINSEQEDSENEILRTHNKNMKKSTFKKEGNTRLDSFLQPKDDLNQGISKEIRALRKKLQQIEMLEMKQNKGYPLDDQQIAKLLKKSAVENSLAQLGVPVELPQSIASSAASPDGKGNRKAGVSRKQRKKSKHKAEHLETVSGFTVTDVELIPVKDFLGAEISQISKNKEEDAMIEGIKVIVSSEESTFLVQKKDSRETVKSDNCSQMAPKKNKKNKKGGLSMFLSGALDETPRDATPPPPTPKSEGPAWGGAKVSQGSSSLREIQNEQSKIKVNQHTTNREQADDLSNSRSEGKFLLSSFLPSKPIPVVSSGMSHASDGEKGTPPWAASGTPPSLYRPSLRDIQMQQQGKQQCLSHSPKMRTSGFSVSSSQSSPSDSPGTNRWFKPEVEAPSSIRSIQIEEKAVKEFKRFYNSVKIIKNQA; from the exons ATGACAGAGATATTAGTTTCACCTCATGGACATAAGCAGAATCTACCAACATCTTCTCGTAAGTGTTTGCCTGGTGGAATCCAAAATGATCTTTGTCTTGTTGTGCGGGAGGGGTCTTTAGCTGATGTAGATTCTGCATTAGCTCTGCTGAAAAAGAATGGAGGTAATATTAATTCAAGGAACATGTTCGGTCTGACTCCTCTTCATATTGCAACTTGGAGAAACCACATTCCCATTGTTAGGAGGCTTATTGTAGCTGGTGCTGACCCTGATGCTAGG GATGGAGAATCAGGATGGAGTAGTCTTCACAGGGCTCTACATTTTGGTCATCTTGCAGTGGCAAATGTCCTACTTCAATCTGGGGCTTCTATGACATTAGAGGATTGTAAATCACGAACTCCAGTCGATCTCCTATCTGGACCAGTGTTGCAGACTGTTGGACCTGAACATAATTCAG TAGCAACAGAGGTGTTTAGCTGGGGAAGTGGTGCAAATTATCAACTTGGGACTGGAAATGCACACATACAGAAGCTACCATGCAAAGTTGATTCACTTCATGGTTCTGTAATTAAGTTGGTTTCTGCTGCAAAGTTCCATAGTGTTGCAGTTACTACCCGTGGAGAAGTCTACACTTGGGGATTTGGGAGAGGGGGTCGCCTTGGGCATCCTGAGTTTGATATCCACAg TGGTCAAGCTGCAGTTATAACTCCCCGTCAGGTGAATTCTGGTTTAGGGTCACGCCGGGTGAAGACAATTGCTGCAGCTAAGCATCACACTGTTCTTGCTACCGAAGGTGGGGATGTATTCACTTGGGGATCTAATAGAG AGGGTCAACTTGGCTACACATCTGTCGATAATCAACCTACACCTCGTAGAGTAAGTTCTCTCAAGTCAAGAATCATGGCTGTTGCTGCAGCAAACAAGCATACAGCTGTGGTTTCTGAGTCTGGTGAAGTTTTCACATGGGGCTGCAATAGGGAGGGTCAGCTTGGTTATGGAACTTCTAATTCAGCATCAAATTACACTCCTAGATTGGTTGAGTACTTGAAAGGCAAGGCTCTAGTCAGAATTGCGGCTGCAAAATGCCACACACTTGTATTAGGAGTTGATGGAGAG GTCTATACATGGGGTCACAGACTTGTTACACCGAAGCGCGTTCTGATTGCTAGAAATTTGAGGAAGAGTGGGAGCACCCCTTTGAAGTTCCATCAATCAGAACGGCTTCATGTTGTTTCTATAGCTGCCGGGATGGTCCATAGTGTGGCTCTCACTGATGATGGGGCATTGTTTTATTGGGCTTCTTCAGATCCTGATCTTAGATGCCAACAG TTGTATTCACTGTGCGGAAAAAATGTGGTGAGTGTATCTGCTGGAAAGTACTGGACTGCTGCAGTTACAGGCACAGGTGATGTTTATATGTGGGATGGgaagaaaacaaaagataatCCACCACTTATTACTCGATTACCAGGTGTCAAGAAGGCTACTTCTGTTGCTGTGGGTGAAACACATTTATTGATTATTGGATCTCTCTATCATCCTGTCTATCCTCTGAGTGTGGCGAAGACTCATCAGAAGTTGAAGTCAAATGTGAAGAATGACCTAGATGAGTTTGAAGAagattttttattcaatgaCATGGAGTCCAGTATGTTATCTGCTGTGGACAATGATGATTCTGGGAATAGGCCTGTGCCAAGCTTAAAAAGCCTTTGTGAAAAAGTAGCTGCAGAGTGTCTCGTGGAGCCAAGGAATGTTTTACAACTACTTGAAATTGCAGATTCACTTGAAGCAGATGATCTGAGGAAGCATTGCGAG GATATTTGTATTCGGAACCTTGACTATATATTGACAGTCTCATCACATGCTTTTTCTAGTGCATCCCTGGATATTTTAGCTAATCTTGAGAAGTTGTTAGACCTGAGGTCGTCAGAACCTTGGTGCTATCGTCGGCTCCCAACACCAACTGCTACTTTTTCTGTCGTCATCAACAGTGAACAGGAGGATAGTGAGAATGAGATTCTAAGGACTCataacaaaaacatgaaaaaatccACCTTCAAGAAGGAAGGAAACACAAGATTAGATTCCTTTCTGCAACCCAAAGATGATCTCAATCAAGGCATAAGCAAGGAAATTCGAGCTTTACGGAAAAAGCTGCAGCAGATTGAGATGCTTGAAATGAAGCAGAATAAAGGGTATCCTCTTGATGACCAGCAAATTGCAAAGCTTCTAAAAAAGTCAGCTGTTGAGAATTCTCTTGCTCAGCTTGGTGTTCCAGTTGAGTTACCGCAGTCAATAGCATCATCTGCAGCCTCGCCAGATGGAAAAGGGAATAGAAAGGCTGGAGTGTCAAGAAAACAGAGGAAAAAGAGCAAACATAAGGCTGAACACTTGGAAACAGTTTCTGGTTTTACCGTAACAGATGTGGAACTGATTCCTGTAAAGGATTTCCTTGGTGCTGAAATCTCACAAATTTCCAAGAATAAG GAGGAAGATGCTATGATTGAAGGTATTAAGGTCATTGTATCTTCCGAAGAGTCCACTTTCTTGGTTCAGAAGAAAGACAGTCGAGAGACAGTGAAAAGTGATAATTGCTCACAAATGGCACCtaagaagaataagaagaataagaagGGAGGGCTTTCTATGTTCCTGAGTGGTGCTCTTGACGAAACCCCAAGAGATGCCACCCCTCCCCCACCAACACCAAAAAGTGAAGGCCCTGCATGGGGCGGGGCTAAAGTTTCCCAAGGATCTTCTTCACTTCGAGAAATTCAGAATGAGCAGAGCAAAATCAAGGTGAACCAGCATACTACAAATAGAGAGCAAGCTGATGATCTTTCTAATAGTAGAAGTGAAGGAAAATTTCTATTGAGTTCTTTTTTGCCTTCAAAACCAATTCCTGTGGTCTCCTCTGGAATGTCACATGCATCTGATGGAGAAAAAGGCACACCCCCTTGGGCTGCTTCTGGGACACCTCCCAGTCTTTATAGGCCATCTCTGAGGGACATCCAGATGCAACAG CAAGGAAAACAACAATGTCTCTCTCACAGTCCTAAGATGAGAACATCTGGATTCTCTGTTTCTTCTAGTCAGAGCTCACCGTCAGATTCTCCCGGAACGAACAGGTGGTTCAAACCTGAAGTTGAAGCACCATCATCCATTAGATCAATCCAAATCGAGGAGAAGGCTGTGAAGGAGTTCAAGCGCTTCTATAACAGTGTTAAGATCATTAAAAACCAGGCATAG
- the LOC123220959 gene encoding cystathionine beta-lyase, chloroplastic-like: MMASSLFLKPFFISLVTDLNNQGSIPGNSPTSLWIRKEFNFRENRLLFVKKFSLNCSMERDMDVSTSAAVGDLTECCEGTSVKEPSVSTLLMNFESSFDPYDAVSIPLYQTATFKQPSAIENGPYDYTRSGNPTRDALESLLAKLDKADRAFCFTSGMAALAAVTHLIGNGQEIVAGDDLYGGSDRLLSRVTPKAGIVVKRVNTTDLAEVASAIGPKTKLVWLESPTNPRLQISDIRKIAEMAHEHSALVLVDNSIMSPVLSQPLELGADIVMHSATKFIAGHSDVMAGVLAVKGESLAKDLYFLQNAEGSGLAPFDCWLCLRGIKTMALRVEKQQENAQKIAEFLASHPRVKKVNCAGLPGHPGRDLHYSQAKGPGSVLSFLTGSVALSKHIVETTKYFSITVSFGSVKSLISMPCFMSHASIPAAVREARGLTEDLVRISVGIEDVHDLIADLDNALTTGPQ, encoded by the exons ATGATGGCCTCTTCTCTGTTTCTCAAGCCCTTCTTTATCTCGCTCGTCACTGATCTCAACAACCAA GGTTCTATACCTGGGAATTCCCCAACAAGTTTGTGGATCAGGAAAGAATTTAACTTTAGGGAAAACCGTTTATTGTTTGTGAagaaattcagtttaaattgtTCAATGGAGAGGGACATGGATGTGAGCACTTCAGCTGCTGTTGGTGATCTGACAGAGTGTTGCGAAG GAACTAGTGTTAAGGAGCCTAGTGTTTCAACATTGTTGATGAATTTTGAGAGTAGCTTTGATCCTTATGATGCAGTGAGTATACCCCTTTACCAGACAGCTACTTTTAAGCAG CCATCAGCAATAGAAAATGGTCCCTATGATTATACCAGAAGTGGAAATCCTACACGAGATGCATTGGAAAG CCTCCTAGCAAAGCTTGATAAGGCGGATCGAGCATTTTGCTTCACCAGTGGAATGGCTGCTTTGGCTGCTGTCACCCATCTCATCGGAAATG GTCAAGAAATTGTTGCTGGAGATGACCTGTATGGTGGTTCTGATCGTTTGTTATCGCGAGTAACTCCAAAAGCTGGGATTGTGGTGAA ACGTGTGAATACAACTGATCTAGCGGAGGTTGCCTCTGCTATTGGTCCCAAGACAAAGCTTGTGTGGCTTGAAAGTCCGACCAACCCTCGGCTGCAAATATCCGATATTCGT AAAATTGCTGAAATGGCACATGAACATAGTGCTCTTGTGTTGGTCGATAATAGCATTATGTCTCCTGTTTTATCACAACCGCTGGAACTTGGTGCAG ACATCGTGATGCATTCAGCTACTAAATTTATTGCTGGACATAGTGATGTCATGGCTGGCGTGCTTGCGGTAAAAGGGGAAAG CTTGGCAAAAGACTTGTATTTCCTACAAAATGCTGAAGGCTCTGGATTGGCTCCATTTGATTGTTGGCTCTGTTTGCGAGGAATCAAGACCATGGCCTTACGTGTAGAGAAGCAACAG GAGAATGCACAAAAGATTGCTGAGTTCCTTGCTTCCCATCCTCGGGTGAAGAAAGTTAACTGTGCTGGTCTCCCAGGTCATCCTGGACGTGATTTACACTATTCTCAG GCAAAGGGCCCAGGCTCTGTACTTAGCTTTCTGACAGGATCAGTGGCACTCTCAAAACATATTGTTGAGACAACAAAGTACTTCAGTATCACTGTCAGTTTTG GAAGCGTGAAGTCTCTCATAAGCATGCCCTGCTTTATGTCCCATGCAAGCATACCGGCAGCTGTGCGCGAGGCAAGAGGTCTAACTGAAGATCTTGTTCGTATCTCAGTGGGAATCGAAGATGTTCACGACTTGATTGCCGATTTAGACAATGCACTTACCACCGGACCTCAGTAA
- the LOC123220960 gene encoding tubulin-folding cofactor B-like isoform X1 — MAARLRQVEGDESVVLRVTHSNIKTFAADVRFSLQMSVESVKDKLWRKCGTSVDSMQLELYDDTNSKVSDLSDNSRPLGFYSPLNGFRLHVIDLDPASVTSGGWLEDTSLVEKYTIPEDEYCKRDGTFRKFKEKMQSQKPSALENKISDNYMEDLCANIKVGDRCEVDPGAKRGVVKFVGRAESLSPGFWVGIQYDEPLGKHDGIVKGIRYFQCLPLHGAMVRPDKVKVGDYPERDELEEDEI, encoded by the exons ATGGCTGCTAGGTTGCGGCAGGTTGAGGGCGATGAGTCAGTTGTTTTACGCGTCACTCACTCGAATATCAAAACCTTTGCTGCTGATGTTCGTTTTTCCCTTCAG atgaGTGTGGAATCTGTAAAAGATAAGCTGTGGAGAAAATGTGGTACATCTGTTGATTCAATGCAGCTcgaattatatgatgacacaaacTCTAAAGTTTCTGATTTGAGTGATAATTCTAGACCTCTTGGATTTTATTCGCCTCTCAATGG GTTTCGGTTACATGTCATAGATCTTGACCCCGCATCTGTAACCTCTGGTGGCTGGCTTGAAGACACTTCGCTGGTGGAGAAATACACTATACCTGAAGATGAGTATTGCAAACGTGATG GTACCTTTAGAAAGTTTAAGGAGAAAATGCAATCTCAAAAGCCATCAGCTCTTGAGAATAAG ATATCAGACAACTACATGGAAGACCTCTGTGCAAATATTAAG GTAGGAGACAGATGTGAAGTTGATCCAGGAGCAAAAAGAGGTGTTGTCAAATTTGTGGGTAGAGCAGAATCCCTTTCACCTGGTTTCTGGGTTGGAATTCAATATGATGAACCATTGGGAAAACATGACGGCAT TGTGAAAGGGATACGCTACTTTCAGTGCCTTCCACTCCATGGTGCAATGGTTAGGCCAGACAAAGTAAAG gtTGGTGACTATCCAGAGAGAGACGAACTTGAGGAAGATGAAATATAA
- the LOC123220960 gene encoding tubulin-folding cofactor B-like isoform X2, whose product MAARLRQVEGDESVVLRVTHSNIKTFAADVRFSLQLELYDDTNSKVSDLSDNSRPLGFYSPLNGFRLHVIDLDPASVTSGGWLEDTSLVEKYTIPEDEYCKRDGTFRKFKEKMQSQKPSALENKISDNYMEDLCANIKVGDRCEVDPGAKRGVVKFVGRAESLSPGFWVGIQYDEPLGKHDGIVKGIRYFQCLPLHGAMVRPDKVKVGDYPERDELEEDEI is encoded by the exons ATGGCTGCTAGGTTGCGGCAGGTTGAGGGCGATGAGTCAGTTGTTTTACGCGTCACTCACTCGAATATCAAAACCTTTGCTGCTGATGTTCGTTTTTCCCTTCAG CTcgaattatatgatgacacaaacTCTAAAGTTTCTGATTTGAGTGATAATTCTAGACCTCTTGGATTTTATTCGCCTCTCAATGG GTTTCGGTTACATGTCATAGATCTTGACCCCGCATCTGTAACCTCTGGTGGCTGGCTTGAAGACACTTCGCTGGTGGAGAAATACACTATACCTGAAGATGAGTATTGCAAACGTGATG GTACCTTTAGAAAGTTTAAGGAGAAAATGCAATCTCAAAAGCCATCAGCTCTTGAGAATAAG ATATCAGACAACTACATGGAAGACCTCTGTGCAAATATTAAG GTAGGAGACAGATGTGAAGTTGATCCAGGAGCAAAAAGAGGTGTTGTCAAATTTGTGGGTAGAGCAGAATCCCTTTCACCTGGTTTCTGGGTTGGAATTCAATATGATGAACCATTGGGAAAACATGACGGCAT TGTGAAAGGGATACGCTACTTTCAGTGCCTTCCACTCCATGGTGCAATGGTTAGGCCAGACAAAGTAAAG gtTGGTGACTATCCAGAGAGAGACGAACTTGAGGAAGATGAAATATAA
- the LOC123221194 gene encoding uncharacterized protein LOC123221194 isoform X2, whose translation MTEILVSPHGHKQNLPTSSRKCLPGGIQNDLCLVVREGSLADVDSALALLKKNGGNINSRNMFGLTPLHIATWRNHIPIVRRLIVAGADPDARDGESGWSSLHRALHFGHLAVANVLLQSGASMTLEDCKSRTPVDLLSGPVLQTVGPEHNSATEVFSWGSGANYQLGTGNAHIQKLPCKVDSLHGSVIKLVSAAKFHSVAVTTRGEVYTWGFGRGGRLGHPEFDIHSGQAAVITPRQVNSGLGSRRVKTIAAAKHHTVLATEGGDVFTWGSNREGQLGYTSVDNQPTPRRVSSLKSRIMAVAAANKHTAVVSESGEVFTWGCNREGQLGYGTSNSASNYTPRLVEYLKGKALVRIAAAKCHTLVLGVDGEVYTWGHRLVTPKRVLIARNLRKSGSTPLKFHQSERLHVVSIAAGMVHSVALTDDGALFYWASSDPDLRCQQLYSLCGKNVVSVSAGKYWTAAVTGTGDVYMWDGKKTKDNPPLITRLPGVKKATSVAVGETHLLIIGSLYHPVYPLSVAKTHQKLKSNVKNDLDEFEEDFLFNDMESSMLSAVDNDDSGNRPVPSLKSLCEKVAAECLVEPRNVLQLLEIADSLEADDLRKHCEDICIRNLDYILTVSSHAFSSASLDILANLEKLLDLRSSEPWCYRRLPTPTATFSVVINSEQEDSENEILRTHNKNMKKSTFKKEGNTRLDSFLQPKDDLNQGISKEIRALRKKLQQIEMLEMKQNKGYPLDDQQIAKLLKKSAVENSLAQLGVPVELPQSIASSAASPDGKGNRKAGVSRKQRKKSKHKAEHLETVSGFTVTDVELIPVKDFLGAEISQISKNKEEDAMIEGIKVIVSSEESTFLVQKKDSRETVKSDNCSQMAPKKNKKNKKGGLSMFLSGALDETPRDATPPPPTPKSEGPAWGGAKVSQGSSSLREIQNEQSKIKVNQHTTNREQADDLSNSRSEGKFLLSSFLPSKPIPVVSSGMSHASDGEKGTPPWAASGTPPSLYRPSLRDIQMQQQGKQQCLSHSPKMRTSGFSVSSSQSSPSDSPGTNRWFKPEVEAPSSIRSIQIEEKAVKEFKRFYNSVKIIKNQA comes from the exons ATGACAGAGATATTAGTTTCACCTCATGGACATAAGCAGAATCTACCAACATCTTCTCGTAAGTGTTTGCCTGGTGGAATCCAAAATGATCTTTGTCTTGTTGTGCGGGAGGGGTCTTTAGCTGATGTAGATTCTGCATTAGCTCTGCTGAAAAAGAATGGAGGTAATATTAATTCAAGGAACATGTTCGGTCTGACTCCTCTTCATATTGCAACTTGGAGAAACCACATTCCCATTGTTAGGAGGCTTATTGTAGCTGGTGCTGACCCTGATGCTAGG GATGGAGAATCAGGATGGAGTAGTCTTCACAGGGCTCTACATTTTGGTCATCTTGCAGTGGCAAATGTCCTACTTCAATCTGGGGCTTCTATGACATTAGAGGATTGTAAATCACGAACTCCAGTCGATCTCCTATCTGGACCAGTGTTGCAGACTGTTGGACCTGAACATAATTCAG CAACAGAGGTGTTTAGCTGGGGAAGTGGTGCAAATTATCAACTTGGGACTGGAAATGCACACATACAGAAGCTACCATGCAAAGTTGATTCACTTCATGGTTCTGTAATTAAGTTGGTTTCTGCTGCAAAGTTCCATAGTGTTGCAGTTACTACCCGTGGAGAAGTCTACACTTGGGGATTTGGGAGAGGGGGTCGCCTTGGGCATCCTGAGTTTGATATCCACAg TGGTCAAGCTGCAGTTATAACTCCCCGTCAGGTGAATTCTGGTTTAGGGTCACGCCGGGTGAAGACAATTGCTGCAGCTAAGCATCACACTGTTCTTGCTACCGAAGGTGGGGATGTATTCACTTGGGGATCTAATAGAG AGGGTCAACTTGGCTACACATCTGTCGATAATCAACCTACACCTCGTAGAGTAAGTTCTCTCAAGTCAAGAATCATGGCTGTTGCTGCAGCAAACAAGCATACAGCTGTGGTTTCTGAGTCTGGTGAAGTTTTCACATGGGGCTGCAATAGGGAGGGTCAGCTTGGTTATGGAACTTCTAATTCAGCATCAAATTACACTCCTAGATTGGTTGAGTACTTGAAAGGCAAGGCTCTAGTCAGAATTGCGGCTGCAAAATGCCACACACTTGTATTAGGAGTTGATGGAGAG GTCTATACATGGGGTCACAGACTTGTTACACCGAAGCGCGTTCTGATTGCTAGAAATTTGAGGAAGAGTGGGAGCACCCCTTTGAAGTTCCATCAATCAGAACGGCTTCATGTTGTTTCTATAGCTGCCGGGATGGTCCATAGTGTGGCTCTCACTGATGATGGGGCATTGTTTTATTGGGCTTCTTCAGATCCTGATCTTAGATGCCAACAG TTGTATTCACTGTGCGGAAAAAATGTGGTGAGTGTATCTGCTGGAAAGTACTGGACTGCTGCAGTTACAGGCACAGGTGATGTTTATATGTGGGATGGgaagaaaacaaaagataatCCACCACTTATTACTCGATTACCAGGTGTCAAGAAGGCTACTTCTGTTGCTGTGGGTGAAACACATTTATTGATTATTGGATCTCTCTATCATCCTGTCTATCCTCTGAGTGTGGCGAAGACTCATCAGAAGTTGAAGTCAAATGTGAAGAATGACCTAGATGAGTTTGAAGAagattttttattcaatgaCATGGAGTCCAGTATGTTATCTGCTGTGGACAATGATGATTCTGGGAATAGGCCTGTGCCAAGCTTAAAAAGCCTTTGTGAAAAAGTAGCTGCAGAGTGTCTCGTGGAGCCAAGGAATGTTTTACAACTACTTGAAATTGCAGATTCACTTGAAGCAGATGATCTGAGGAAGCATTGCGAG GATATTTGTATTCGGAACCTTGACTATATATTGACAGTCTCATCACATGCTTTTTCTAGTGCATCCCTGGATATTTTAGCTAATCTTGAGAAGTTGTTAGACCTGAGGTCGTCAGAACCTTGGTGCTATCGTCGGCTCCCAACACCAACTGCTACTTTTTCTGTCGTCATCAACAGTGAACAGGAGGATAGTGAGAATGAGATTCTAAGGACTCataacaaaaacatgaaaaaatccACCTTCAAGAAGGAAGGAAACACAAGATTAGATTCCTTTCTGCAACCCAAAGATGATCTCAATCAAGGCATAAGCAAGGAAATTCGAGCTTTACGGAAAAAGCTGCAGCAGATTGAGATGCTTGAAATGAAGCAGAATAAAGGGTATCCTCTTGATGACCAGCAAATTGCAAAGCTTCTAAAAAAGTCAGCTGTTGAGAATTCTCTTGCTCAGCTTGGTGTTCCAGTTGAGTTACCGCAGTCAATAGCATCATCTGCAGCCTCGCCAGATGGAAAAGGGAATAGAAAGGCTGGAGTGTCAAGAAAACAGAGGAAAAAGAGCAAACATAAGGCTGAACACTTGGAAACAGTTTCTGGTTTTACCGTAACAGATGTGGAACTGATTCCTGTAAAGGATTTCCTTGGTGCTGAAATCTCACAAATTTCCAAGAATAAG GAGGAAGATGCTATGATTGAAGGTATTAAGGTCATTGTATCTTCCGAAGAGTCCACTTTCTTGGTTCAGAAGAAAGACAGTCGAGAGACAGTGAAAAGTGATAATTGCTCACAAATGGCACCtaagaagaataagaagaataagaagGGAGGGCTTTCTATGTTCCTGAGTGGTGCTCTTGACGAAACCCCAAGAGATGCCACCCCTCCCCCACCAACACCAAAAAGTGAAGGCCCTGCATGGGGCGGGGCTAAAGTTTCCCAAGGATCTTCTTCACTTCGAGAAATTCAGAATGAGCAGAGCAAAATCAAGGTGAACCAGCATACTACAAATAGAGAGCAAGCTGATGATCTTTCTAATAGTAGAAGTGAAGGAAAATTTCTATTGAGTTCTTTTTTGCCTTCAAAACCAATTCCTGTGGTCTCCTCTGGAATGTCACATGCATCTGATGGAGAAAAAGGCACACCCCCTTGGGCTGCTTCTGGGACACCTCCCAGTCTTTATAGGCCATCTCTGAGGGACATCCAGATGCAACAG CAAGGAAAACAACAATGTCTCTCTCACAGTCCTAAGATGAGAACATCTGGATTCTCTGTTTCTTCTAGTCAGAGCTCACCGTCAGATTCTCCCGGAACGAACAGGTGGTTCAAACCTGAAGTTGAAGCACCATCATCCATTAGATCAATCCAAATCGAGGAGAAGGCTGTGAAGGAGTTCAAGCGCTTCTATAACAGTGTTAAGATCATTAAAAACCAGGCATAG